A genomic window from Salvia hispanica cultivar TCC Black 2014 chromosome 5, UniMelb_Shisp_WGS_1.0, whole genome shotgun sequence includes:
- the LOC125186508 gene encoding translocon-associated protein subunit alpha-like yields MTIRAFLILALLVFSSSLLQVARCEPDIDNDVDSAEEGGDLGIVNEDVQDFGTGSYSPAPEVETVCVFPNNPSKAVVAGEESELLAGIKNDGESTINVIAIQASVHLPYQHQYLLQNLSTQTFNNASVPPSVQATYPYMFAVSKFLQSGEYDLVATIVYEINQQLYQSAFYNGTIEVSEPGGIFSVESVFLFSLGIALLGFLGFWIRGQIQNLSKKTKRAPKVEVGTGTTDASRDEWLEGTAYAQSNSNKSKKKK; encoded by the exons ATGACAATTAGGGCTTTTCTGATCCTCGCGCTGCTCGTTTTCTCGTCCTCACTTCTGCAAG TTGCAAGATGTGAGCCAGACATTGATAATGATGTTGATTCGGCGGAGGAAGGTGGGGATCTCGGGATTGTTAATGAGGATGTCCAAGATTTTGGTACTGGGAGTTATAGTCCAGCTCCAGAGGTGGAAACTGTTTGTGTTTTCCCTAACAATCCCTCAAAAG CTGTTGTAGCTGGGGAAGAAAGTGAACTTCTTGctggaattaaaaatgatg GGGAATCAACTATTAATGTCATTGCCATTCAAGCTAGTGTTCATCTCCCTTACCAGCATCAGTACTTGCTCCAGAATCTTTCCACGCAG ACTTTTAACAATGCATCGGTTCCTCCATCAGTTCAAGCAACTTACCCTTATATGTTTGCCGTAAGCAAGTTCTTGCAA TCTGGTGAGTATGATCTTGTGGCAACTATTGTTTATGAGATCAACCAACAGCTTTACCAGAGCGCATTCTACAATGGGACAATTGAAGTGAGTGAGCCAGGTGGCATATTCAGTGTTGAATCAGTGTTCTTGTTTAGCCTTGGAATTGCCCTCCTCGGATTTCTTGGATTTTGGATACGTGGCCAAATTCAGAATCTCTCCAAG AAAACTAAGAGGGCACCAAAGGTTGAAGTTGGAACCGGAACAACTGATGCCTCGAGGGATGAGTGGTTGGAG GGAACCGCTTATGCTCAATCTAACTCGAACAagtcgaagaagaagaagtag
- the LOC125190536 gene encoding extensin-like yields MGVHSLCQSFLFLSLILFGAVNLCSADDKTFEVVGTTECADCSQNNFKSSQAFSGLRVTIDCKLENGDVKRFGSGEVDEQGKFKVALAQKLNDKCYAQLHSAAALPCPAHNDIEASKIVLKSKTNSKTTFAPAKTLQFSATLCSSKTFLPYWKHPPLPPHPWFKPLPKPTLPPYTHPWFHKPTPSPVPVYTPTPKPPVVEPLPPPAPVYTPTPKPPVYKPKPKPPVYTPTPKPPVYKPKPEPPVYKPKPKPPVYKPKPKPPVHKPKPKPPVYKPKPEPPVVKPPVKKPCPPVVVKPLPPPVPVYKPPVKKPCPPLPPIPKIPPKYFHHPKFGHYPPLPPSIPHHP; encoded by the exons ATGGGGGTTCATTCCCTATGTCAGAGCTTCTTGTTCTTGTCTTTAATATTGTTTGGTGCAGTGAATTTGTGCAGTGCAGATGACAAGACTTTTGAGGTTGTTGGAACCACTGAGTGTGCTGATTGTAGCCAGAATAACTTCAAGTCTTCTCAGGCATTTTCAG GACTTCGCGTGACCATCGACTGCAAGCTCGAAAACGGCGACGTCAAGCGGTTCGGATCCGGGGAGGTCGACGAGCAAGGCAAGTTCAAGGTCGCCCTCGCCCAAAAGCTCAACGACAAATGCTACGCGCAGCTCCACAGCGCGGCCGCCCTCCCATGCCCCGCCCACAACGACATTGAGGCTTCCAAGATCGTCCTCAAGTCAAAAACCAACAGCAAGACGACATTCGCCCCGGCTAAAACCCTCCAATTCTCAGCCACATTGTGCTCCTCCAAAACATTCTTGCCCTACTGGAAGCACCCTCCCCTCCCTCCCCACCCATGGTTCAAACCTCTCCCCAAACCCACCCTACCCCCTTACACCCACCCCTGGTTCCACAAGCCCACCCCATCACCCGTCCCCGTCTACACTCCCACTCCAAAACCACCCGTTGTTGAGCCTCTCCCGCCACCCGCCCCCGTCTACACGCCCACACCAAAACCACCCGTGTACAAACCTAAACCTAAACCACCGGTCTACACGCCTACGCCCAAACCACCGGTCTACAAGCCTAAGCCAGAACCACCAGTGTACAAGCCCAAGCCCAAACCACCAGTCTACAAGCCCAAGCCCAAACCACCAGTCCACAAGCCTAAGCCCAAACCACCGGTCTACAAGCCTAAGCCAGAGCCACCAGTAGTGAAGCCCCCGGTGAAGAAGCCATGCCCGCCAGTCGTGGTGAAGCCACTCCCGCCACCAGTGCCCGTGTACAAGCCACCGGTGAAGAAGCCGTGCCCACCACTCCCGCCAATCCCGAAGATCCCGCCAAAGTACTTCCACCACCCCAAATTCGGGCACTACCCGCCGCTGCCTCCAAGCATCCCTCACCACCCTTGA
- the LOC125190537 gene encoding V-type proton ATPase 16 kDa proteolipid subunit, producing the protein MSSTFSGDETAPFFGFLGAAAALVFSCMGAAYGTAKSGVGVASMGVMRPELVMKSIVPVVMAGVLGIYGLIIAVIISTGINPKAKSYYLFDGYAHLSSGLACGLAGLAAGMAIGIVGDAGVRANAQQPKLFVGMILILIFAEALALYGLIVGIILSSRAGQSRAD; encoded by the exons ATGTCGTCTACCTTCAGCGGCGATGAAACTGCTCCCTTCTTTGGCTTTCTCGGCGCCGCTGCCGCGCTCGTCTTCTCCT GTATGGGCGCGGCTTACGGAACAGCGAAGAGTGGAGTTGGCGTGGCGTCGATGGGGGTGATGCGGCCGGAGCTGGTGATGAAATCCATTGTGCCGGTTGTTATGGCTGGTGTTTTGGGTATTTATGGATTGATTATTGCTGTGATTATCAGCACCGGTATTAACCCTAAGGCTAAGTCGTACTACCTCTTCGACGGTTATGCTCATCTCTCTTCCGGATTGGCTTGTGGCCTTGCTGGACTTGCTGCTGGGATGGCTATTGGCATTGTGGGAGATGCCGGTGTTAG GGCTAACGCGCAGCAGCCTAAGCTTTTTGTTGGAATGATCCTTATTCTCATTTTTGCTGAAGCTTTGGCGCTCTATGGTCTTATCGTTGGAATCATATTATCTTCACGAGCTGGCCAGTCCCGAGCTGACTAG
- the LOC125190535 gene encoding uncharacterized protein LOC125190535 isoform X3: MAARGLLAPFHFHYKFPAAPPVPTCISWLRETSLRRCRHALFFCSHSRPPETDISNYRLQFAQKMAMAGLNPNHRIAIAVSGGPDSIALCVLTVDWKSGNSNAANKGKSKTIDGLLAIVVDHGLRTESAEEADLVRGRVLDMGIKCEVASCKWLDGKPKLGHLQEAARDKRYEILQKICMEQRIGVLLIAHHADDQAELFILRLSRNSGVLGLAGMAFTLQRFWEFPDFNGKESKAHSMLLICRGGNQQWVEDPTNRSHLYARNRIRESLSNMSSVFKAELQATISACRITRLHVERVCRLLLNKAVTIAPHGYAVIDLGVLHLIEAKEICIAKFVTLVVQFISQRHRPVRGNGLKLLLNYLHTTPCKAALTVAGCYLCPAPGSKGTCVLVCCSSESSPHTILKQCSQNCFESSELEQIALKIEETAEKSMPDLSSIPFLDATSSEAVLTEAKIHGILSNSSYESIVSLQKQESENFKAVTEATFDPTSGHSISSPSRLIRPGQVGYFMNRFLLDWNVPDVSVEKLGAEGRCFCSSCIFGDEMVAEVRCMVDADWMYLHDLSRTTNMGDASSENGMVRMYYANLSAGKALTTLKSIPVAARRALPVLVNSEGVLVSIPSIGFSQCPHLKAFAVFSPRLPLGGGHSSFW; encoded by the exons ATGGCGGCGAGAGGCCTGCTAGCGCCGTTCCACTTTCACTACAAATTCCCGGCAGCGCCGCCCGTGCCTACCTGCATTTCGTGGCTCCGGGAAACCTCCCTCCGACGCTGTCGCCATGCTCTTTTCTTTTGCAGCCACAGCCGGCCTCCGGAAACGGACATTTCCAACTACAGACTTCAATTCGCCCAAAAAATGGCGATGGCCGGCCTCAATCCAAATCACCGCATCG CAATTGCTGTGTCTGGCGGTCCTGATAGCATTGCTCTATGTGTATTAACCGTTGATTGGAAATCTGGCAACTCTAATGCTGCCAACAAAGGAAAAAGCAAGACCATTGATGGCCTCTTAGCAATTGTTGTTGATCATGGGTTGCGAACAGAAAGTGCGGAGGAAGCAGATCTTGTTCGCGGTCGAGTTTTAGATATGG GAATCAAATGTGAAGTTGCTTCCTGTAAATGGTTGGACGGGAAACCCAAGCTCGGTCACTTGCAAGAAGCTGCTCGAGATAAAAG GTATGAAATTTTACAGAAGATATGTATGGAGCAGCGGATTGGAGTACTATTGATTGCACATCATGCAGATGACCAG GCAGAGCTTTTCATTCTCCGACTATCTAGAAACAGTGGTGTACTTGGGCTTGCAGGCATGGCTTTTACTTTGCAAAGGTTTTGGGAGTTTCCTGACTTTAATGGAAAAGAATCAAAAGCTCATAGCATGTTATTG ATATGTAGAGGTGGAAATCAACAATGGGTTGAAGATCCAACGAATAGGAGTCACTTATATGCACGTAACAGGATCCGGGAGTCATTGAGTAACATGTCGT CTGTATTCAAGGCAGAGTTGCAAGCTACTATATCAGCATGTCGAATAACACGATTGCATGTTGAGAGAGTCTGTCGCCTCTTGCTGAACAAGGCTGTAACAATCGCACCT CATGGATATGCGGTGATTGATCTAGGAGTTCTCCATTTGATAGAAGCCAAGGAAATATGCATTGCGAAATTTGTTACTCTAGTGGTGCAG TTCATATCACAGAGGCATAGGCCAGTTCGAGGGAATGGATTGAAGTTGCTGCTGAACTACCTTCATACTACCCCATGCAAG GCTGCTCTGACTGTAGCTGGTTGTTACCTCTGTCCAGCTCCAGGATCCAAAGGAACATGCGTTCTTGTATGCTGCTCTTCTGAATCGTCTCCACATACGATTTTGAAGCAATGTAGCCAGAACTGCTTTGAGTCAAGCGAGTTAGAGCAGATTGCACTGAAAATCGAAGAAACTGCAGAAAAATCAATGCCAGACCTTTCTAGTATTCCATTCTTGGATGCAACATCCTCCGAGGCTGTCCTGACTGAAGCTAAAATACATGGCATTCTTAGCAACTCCTCCTACGAGAGTATTGTTTCTCTGCAGAAGCAAGAAAGTGAAAATTTCAAGGCAGTGACTGAAGCTACCTTTGACCCTACGTCAGGACATAGCATATCATCTCCAAGCAGATTAATTCGTCCTGGGCAAGTAGGGTATTTCATGAACAGATTTCTACTTGACTGGAATGTGCCGGATGTCTCTGTCGAGAAGCTAGGCGCAGAAGGTCGTTGCTTTTGCAGTTCTTGCATATTCGGTGATGAGATGGTGGCTGAAGTGCGCTGCATGGTCGATGCAGATTGGATGTATCTTCATGATCTTTCCAGAACGACGAATATGGGAGATGCCTCATCAGAAAATGGCATGGTGAGAATGTATTATGCTAACTTATCAGCTGGTAAAGCACTGACTACTTTGAAGTCGATTCCAGTCGCAGCGCGACGAGCATTGCCTGTTCTTGTGAATTCTGAGGGAGTTCTAGTAAGCATTCCG AGCATCGGCTTCTCGCAATGCCCTCATTTGAAGGCCTTTGCTGTTTTTAGTCCTAGATTGCCGCTAGGTGGAGGGCATAGCTCGTTTTGGTAG
- the LOC125190535 gene encoding uncharacterized protein LOC125190535 isoform X1, which yields MAARGLLAPFHFHYKFPAAPPVPTCISWLRETSLRRCRHALFFCSHSRPPETDISNYRLQFAQKMAMAGLNPNHRIAIAVSGGPDSIALCVLTVDWKSGNSNAANKGKSKTIDGLLAIVVDHGLRTESAEEADLVRGRVLDMGIKCEVASCKWLDGKPKLGHLQEAARDKRYEILQKICMEQRIGVLLIAHHADDQAELFILRLSRNSGVLGLAGMAFTLQRFWEFPDFNGKESKAHSMLLVRPLLEFSKENMYNICRGGNQQWVEDPTNRSHLYARNRIRESLSNMSSVFKAELQATISACRITRLHVERVCRLLLNKAVTIAPHGYAVIDLGVLHLIEAKEICIAKFVTLVVQFISQRHRPVRGNGLKLLLNYLHTTPCKAALTVAGCYLCPAPGSKGTCVLVCCSSESSPHTILKQCSQNCFESSELEQIALKIEETAEKSMPDLSSIPFLDATSSEAVLTEAKIHGILSNSSYESIVSLQKQESENFKAVTEATFDPTSGHSISSPSRLIRPGQVGYFMNRFLLDWNVPDVSVEKLGAEGRCFCSSCIFGDEMVAEVRCMVDADWMYLHDLSRTTNMGDASSENGMVRMYYANLSAGKALTTLKSIPVAARRALPVLVNSEGVLVSIPSIGFSQCPHLKAFAVFSPRLPLGGGHSSFW from the exons ATGGCGGCGAGAGGCCTGCTAGCGCCGTTCCACTTTCACTACAAATTCCCGGCAGCGCCGCCCGTGCCTACCTGCATTTCGTGGCTCCGGGAAACCTCCCTCCGACGCTGTCGCCATGCTCTTTTCTTTTGCAGCCACAGCCGGCCTCCGGAAACGGACATTTCCAACTACAGACTTCAATTCGCCCAAAAAATGGCGATGGCCGGCCTCAATCCAAATCACCGCATCG CAATTGCTGTGTCTGGCGGTCCTGATAGCATTGCTCTATGTGTATTAACCGTTGATTGGAAATCTGGCAACTCTAATGCTGCCAACAAAGGAAAAAGCAAGACCATTGATGGCCTCTTAGCAATTGTTGTTGATCATGGGTTGCGAACAGAAAGTGCGGAGGAAGCAGATCTTGTTCGCGGTCGAGTTTTAGATATGG GAATCAAATGTGAAGTTGCTTCCTGTAAATGGTTGGACGGGAAACCCAAGCTCGGTCACTTGCAAGAAGCTGCTCGAGATAAAAG GTATGAAATTTTACAGAAGATATGTATGGAGCAGCGGATTGGAGTACTATTGATTGCACATCATGCAGATGACCAG GCAGAGCTTTTCATTCTCCGACTATCTAGAAACAGTGGTGTACTTGGGCTTGCAGGCATGGCTTTTACTTTGCAAAGGTTTTGGGAGTTTCCTGACTTTAATGGAAAAGAATCAAAAGCTCATAGCATGTTATTGGTGAGACCACTTCTagaattttcaaaagaaaatatgtataat ATATGTAGAGGTGGAAATCAACAATGGGTTGAAGATCCAACGAATAGGAGTCACTTATATGCACGTAACAGGATCCGGGAGTCATTGAGTAACATGTCGT CTGTATTCAAGGCAGAGTTGCAAGCTACTATATCAGCATGTCGAATAACACGATTGCATGTTGAGAGAGTCTGTCGCCTCTTGCTGAACAAGGCTGTAACAATCGCACCT CATGGATATGCGGTGATTGATCTAGGAGTTCTCCATTTGATAGAAGCCAAGGAAATATGCATTGCGAAATTTGTTACTCTAGTGGTGCAG TTCATATCACAGAGGCATAGGCCAGTTCGAGGGAATGGATTGAAGTTGCTGCTGAACTACCTTCATACTACCCCATGCAAG GCTGCTCTGACTGTAGCTGGTTGTTACCTCTGTCCAGCTCCAGGATCCAAAGGAACATGCGTTCTTGTATGCTGCTCTTCTGAATCGTCTCCACATACGATTTTGAAGCAATGTAGCCAGAACTGCTTTGAGTCAAGCGAGTTAGAGCAGATTGCACTGAAAATCGAAGAAACTGCAGAAAAATCAATGCCAGACCTTTCTAGTATTCCATTCTTGGATGCAACATCCTCCGAGGCTGTCCTGACTGAAGCTAAAATACATGGCATTCTTAGCAACTCCTCCTACGAGAGTATTGTTTCTCTGCAGAAGCAAGAAAGTGAAAATTTCAAGGCAGTGACTGAAGCTACCTTTGACCCTACGTCAGGACATAGCATATCATCTCCAAGCAGATTAATTCGTCCTGGGCAAGTAGGGTATTTCATGAACAGATTTCTACTTGACTGGAATGTGCCGGATGTCTCTGTCGAGAAGCTAGGCGCAGAAGGTCGTTGCTTTTGCAGTTCTTGCATATTCGGTGATGAGATGGTGGCTGAAGTGCGCTGCATGGTCGATGCAGATTGGATGTATCTTCATGATCTTTCCAGAACGACGAATATGGGAGATGCCTCATCAGAAAATGGCATGGTGAGAATGTATTATGCTAACTTATCAGCTGGTAAAGCACTGACTACTTTGAAGTCGATTCCAGTCGCAGCGCGACGAGCATTGCCTGTTCTTGTGAATTCTGAGGGAGTTCTAGTAAGCATTCCG AGCATCGGCTTCTCGCAATGCCCTCATTTGAAGGCCTTTGCTGTTTTTAGTCCTAGATTGCCGCTAGGTGGAGGGCATAGCTCGTTTTGGTAG
- the LOC125190535 gene encoding uncharacterized protein LOC125190535 isoform X2 encodes MAARGLLAPFHFHYKFPAAPPVPTCISWLRETSLRRCRHALFFCSHSRPPETDISNYRLQFAQKMAMAGLNPNHRIAIAVSGGPDSIALCVLTVDWKSGNSNAANKGKSKTIDGLLAIVVDHGLRTESAEEADLVRGRVLDMGIKCEVASCKWLDGKPKLGHLQEAARDKRYEILQKICMEQRIGVLLIAHHADDQAELFILRLSRNSGVLGLAGMAFTLQRFWEFPDFNGKESKAHSMLLVRPLLEFSKENMYNICRGGNQQWVEDPTNRSHLYARNRIRESLSNMSSVFKAELQATISACRITRLHVERVCRLLLNKAVTIAPHGYAVIDLGVLHLIEAKEICIAKFVTLVVQRHRPVRGNGLKLLLNYLHTTPCKAALTVAGCYLCPAPGSKGTCVLVCCSSESSPHTILKQCSQNCFESSELEQIALKIEETAEKSMPDLSSIPFLDATSSEAVLTEAKIHGILSNSSYESIVSLQKQESENFKAVTEATFDPTSGHSISSPSRLIRPGQVGYFMNRFLLDWNVPDVSVEKLGAEGRCFCSSCIFGDEMVAEVRCMVDADWMYLHDLSRTTNMGDASSENGMVRMYYANLSAGKALTTLKSIPVAARRALPVLVNSEGVLVSIPSIGFSQCPHLKAFAVFSPRLPLGGGHSSFW; translated from the exons ATGGCGGCGAGAGGCCTGCTAGCGCCGTTCCACTTTCACTACAAATTCCCGGCAGCGCCGCCCGTGCCTACCTGCATTTCGTGGCTCCGGGAAACCTCCCTCCGACGCTGTCGCCATGCTCTTTTCTTTTGCAGCCACAGCCGGCCTCCGGAAACGGACATTTCCAACTACAGACTTCAATTCGCCCAAAAAATGGCGATGGCCGGCCTCAATCCAAATCACCGCATCG CAATTGCTGTGTCTGGCGGTCCTGATAGCATTGCTCTATGTGTATTAACCGTTGATTGGAAATCTGGCAACTCTAATGCTGCCAACAAAGGAAAAAGCAAGACCATTGATGGCCTCTTAGCAATTGTTGTTGATCATGGGTTGCGAACAGAAAGTGCGGAGGAAGCAGATCTTGTTCGCGGTCGAGTTTTAGATATGG GAATCAAATGTGAAGTTGCTTCCTGTAAATGGTTGGACGGGAAACCCAAGCTCGGTCACTTGCAAGAAGCTGCTCGAGATAAAAG GTATGAAATTTTACAGAAGATATGTATGGAGCAGCGGATTGGAGTACTATTGATTGCACATCATGCAGATGACCAG GCAGAGCTTTTCATTCTCCGACTATCTAGAAACAGTGGTGTACTTGGGCTTGCAGGCATGGCTTTTACTTTGCAAAGGTTTTGGGAGTTTCCTGACTTTAATGGAAAAGAATCAAAAGCTCATAGCATGTTATTGGTGAGACCACTTCTagaattttcaaaagaaaatatgtataat ATATGTAGAGGTGGAAATCAACAATGGGTTGAAGATCCAACGAATAGGAGTCACTTATATGCACGTAACAGGATCCGGGAGTCATTGAGTAACATGTCGT CTGTATTCAAGGCAGAGTTGCAAGCTACTATATCAGCATGTCGAATAACACGATTGCATGTTGAGAGAGTCTGTCGCCTCTTGCTGAACAAGGCTGTAACAATCGCACCT CATGGATATGCGGTGATTGATCTAGGAGTTCTCCATTTGATAGAAGCCAAGGAAATATGCATTGCGAAATTTGTTACTCTAGTGGTGCAG AGGCATAGGCCAGTTCGAGGGAATGGATTGAAGTTGCTGCTGAACTACCTTCATACTACCCCATGCAAG GCTGCTCTGACTGTAGCTGGTTGTTACCTCTGTCCAGCTCCAGGATCCAAAGGAACATGCGTTCTTGTATGCTGCTCTTCTGAATCGTCTCCACATACGATTTTGAAGCAATGTAGCCAGAACTGCTTTGAGTCAAGCGAGTTAGAGCAGATTGCACTGAAAATCGAAGAAACTGCAGAAAAATCAATGCCAGACCTTTCTAGTATTCCATTCTTGGATGCAACATCCTCCGAGGCTGTCCTGACTGAAGCTAAAATACATGGCATTCTTAGCAACTCCTCCTACGAGAGTATTGTTTCTCTGCAGAAGCAAGAAAGTGAAAATTTCAAGGCAGTGACTGAAGCTACCTTTGACCCTACGTCAGGACATAGCATATCATCTCCAAGCAGATTAATTCGTCCTGGGCAAGTAGGGTATTTCATGAACAGATTTCTACTTGACTGGAATGTGCCGGATGTCTCTGTCGAGAAGCTAGGCGCAGAAGGTCGTTGCTTTTGCAGTTCTTGCATATTCGGTGATGAGATGGTGGCTGAAGTGCGCTGCATGGTCGATGCAGATTGGATGTATCTTCATGATCTTTCCAGAACGACGAATATGGGAGATGCCTCATCAGAAAATGGCATGGTGAGAATGTATTATGCTAACTTATCAGCTGGTAAAGCACTGACTACTTTGAAGTCGATTCCAGTCGCAGCGCGACGAGCATTGCCTGTTCTTGTGAATTCTGAGGGAGTTCTAGTAAGCATTCCG AGCATCGGCTTCTCGCAATGCCCTCATTTGAAGGCCTTTGCTGTTTTTAGTCCTAGATTGCCGCTAGGTGGAGGGCATAGCTCGTTTTGGTAG